The Sphaerospermopsis torques-reginae ITEP-024 genome has a window encoding:
- a CDS encoding aldehyde dehydrogenase family protein, translating into MVTATRPQPQVKIGPTQLLINNEWVESVSKKRFATINPATGEVICEVAEADAADVDKAVQAARKAFNGEWRKISATERGNLLYRLADLIEENIDELARLETLDNGKPVHDSVGDIELVIACYRYYAGWADKVQGKTIPINGPYFCYTRHEPVGVVGQIIPWNFPLLMQAWKLAPALATGNTVVMKTAEQTPLSALRVGELIVEAGFPAGVVNILSGYGPTAGAAIAYHHDIDKVAFTGSTEVGHLIMEAAAKSNLKRVTLELGGKSPNIVFADANIDAAIQAAHEAIFFNQGQCCSAGSRLFVEAKIYDQFVNRSVEIARERTVGDPFDPNTQQGPQVDQEQFNRVMSYIESGKREGAQMLYGGNRVGDRGYFITPTVFADVRDEMKIAQEEIFGPVMSIIKFQHVEEVIQRANNTMYGLAAAVWTQDITKAHAIANNVRAGTVWVNCYDVFDAAAPFGGFKQSGMGRELGEYGLQQYTEIKTVTVKL; encoded by the coding sequence ATGGTTACAGCAACAAGACCACAACCACAGGTGAAAATAGGACCTACCCAACTGCTAATAAATAATGAATGGGTGGAAAGTGTCAGCAAGAAAAGATTTGCTACCATTAACCCCGCTACGGGTGAAGTAATTTGTGAAGTTGCAGAAGCAGATGCAGCGGATGTAGATAAAGCAGTCCAAGCAGCGAGAAAGGCTTTTAATGGCGAATGGCGGAAAATTTCTGCGACAGAACGGGGTAATTTACTTTACAGGTTAGCAGATTTAATTGAGGAAAATATTGATGAACTGGCACGTTTAGAAACTCTCGATAATGGTAAGCCTGTACATGACTCTGTAGGAGATATAGAGTTAGTTATTGCCTGTTATCGTTATTATGCAGGTTGGGCTGATAAGGTACAGGGTAAAACAATTCCTATTAATGGTCCTTATTTCTGCTACACTCGCCATGAACCAGTGGGAGTTGTTGGGCAAATTATACCTTGGAATTTCCCGTTATTGATGCAAGCTTGGAAATTAGCACCAGCTTTAGCAACGGGTAATACTGTGGTGATGAAAACTGCGGAACAAACGCCTTTATCAGCGTTGCGGGTGGGTGAGTTAATTGTGGAAGCGGGTTTTCCTGCTGGTGTGGTAAATATATTATCAGGTTATGGACCCACTGCGGGGGCGGCGATCGCATATCATCATGATATTGATAAAGTTGCCTTTACCGGTTCAACTGAAGTCGGCCATTTAATTATGGAAGCGGCTGCAAAAAGCAACCTCAAACGGGTAACTTTAGAATTAGGTGGCAAAAGTCCTAACATTGTTTTTGCCGATGCTAACATAGATGCCGCTATTCAAGCTGCCCATGAAGCGATATTTTTTAATCAAGGACAATGCTGTTCTGCTGGTTCTCGGTTATTTGTGGAAGCAAAAATTTATGATCAGTTTGTGAATAGAAGTGTAGAAATAGCTAGAGAGCGTACAGTCGGCGATCCTTTTGACCCCAACACCCAACAAGGACCCCAAGTAGACCAAGAACAATTTAACCGAGTCATGAGTTACATTGAATCAGGTAAACGGGAAGGGGCGCAGATGCTTTATGGTGGTAATAGAGTGGGAGACAGAGGTTATTTTATTACCCCGACAGTATTTGCAGATGTCCGCGATGAAATGAAAATTGCCCAAGAAGAGATTTTTGGACCCGTGATGAGTATCATCAAATTTCAACATGTGGAAGAAGTGATCCAACGGGCAAATAATACCATGTATGGTTTAGCGGCAGCGGTGTGGACACAGGATATCACCAAAGCTCATGCGATCGCTAACAATGTCCGTGCAGGTACGGTATGGGTAAACTGTTATGATGTCTTTGATGCAGCCGCACCCTTTGGCGGTTTCAAACAGTCGGGTATGGGTAGAGAACTGGGAGAATACGGTTTACAGCAATACACAGAAATTAAGACTGTGACAGTGAAATTGTAA
- a CDS encoding IS1634 family transposase translates to MNYQTEEIESKNIDHLGIIAGIIDEIGIVEKINEIFSIDIREKVNTGEVVKAIILNGLGFVSRPLYLFPDFFKDKAVEHLIGTGIKAEDLNDDKIGRVMDKLYKYGLTKLFLIIALEVVKKYGIDTKYSHLDSSSLHLHGEYKNCVNNLEKELGINREHPIMITQGYSRDHRPDLKQCILDLIVSSDGDIPLFFRGASGNESDKAVFAHILVEYSKQIDFESIMVADSALYSESNLKLMSNMKWISRVPLSIKKAKNLVKASINNEMKACKIKGYSYIEEKVSYGGIEQRWLLVESVERKKADLNKLDKKIQEELLKANKQVDKLEQEEFADKSLAELKIKEITAKLKYHQISDYRITETLNQGKTAVYRVKCKLRENQELITQQQNSCGRFILATNILDAQELESEEILKIYKEQQSTERGFRFIKDPLFFADSLFVKNPQRVETMMMLMALCLLVYNLGQRQLRMSLKAQKATVKNQLNKPTESPTLRWIFQCFQGIHLLMAQGFQRILNLTESHCHILQFLPTTCQKYYLLS, encoded by the coding sequence ATGAATTACCAAACAGAAGAAATTGAGAGTAAAAACATAGATCACTTAGGAATAATCGCAGGAATAATAGATGAAATAGGAATAGTAGAAAAAATCAACGAGATATTTTCAATAGATATCAGAGAGAAAGTAAACACAGGAGAAGTAGTCAAAGCAATCATTCTCAATGGACTAGGCTTTGTATCAAGACCACTATATTTGTTCCCAGATTTCTTTAAAGACAAAGCCGTAGAACATCTAATAGGAACAGGAATAAAAGCAGAAGATTTAAACGACGATAAAATAGGTAGAGTCATGGATAAACTCTATAAATATGGATTAACTAAACTATTCTTAATCATTGCCTTAGAAGTAGTAAAGAAATATGGAATAGACACAAAATATTCCCATTTAGACTCAAGCTCATTACATTTACACGGGGAATATAAGAATTGCGTAAATAATCTAGAGAAAGAACTAGGAATAAATCGAGAACATCCAATAATGATTACACAAGGATATTCTCGTGACCATCGCCCAGACCTAAAACAATGTATATTAGATTTAATAGTAAGTAGTGATGGGGATATACCATTATTTTTTAGAGGGGCATCAGGAAACGAATCAGATAAAGCAGTATTTGCTCATATCTTAGTAGAATATTCTAAACAAATAGATTTTGAAAGTATCATGGTGGCTGACAGTGCATTATATAGCGAAAGTAATTTAAAATTAATGTCAAACATGAAATGGATAAGTCGAGTACCATTATCCATTAAAAAAGCAAAAAATTTAGTGAAAGCCTCCATAAATAATGAAATGAAAGCCTGTAAAATCAAAGGTTATAGCTATATCGAAGAGAAAGTATCTTATGGAGGAATAGAGCAAAGATGGTTATTAGTAGAAAGCGTAGAGAGAAAAAAAGCAGACTTAAATAAACTAGACAAAAAAATCCAAGAAGAGTTATTAAAAGCTAACAAACAAGTAGATAAATTAGAACAGGAAGAATTTGCTGATAAATCTTTAGCCGAGTTGAAAATCAAAGAAATAACAGCTAAATTAAAATATCATCAAATATCAGACTATCGAATTACCGAGACATTAAATCAAGGGAAAACAGCAGTTTATAGAGTGAAATGTAAATTAAGAGAAAATCAGGAGTTAATTACACAACAGCAAAACTCTTGTGGCAGATTTATTTTAGCCACCAATATTTTGGATGCTCAGGAGTTAGAGTCAGAAGAAATCCTCAAAATATATAAAGAACAACAATCTACAGAAAGAGGATTTAGATTTATCAAAGACCCGTTATTTTTCGCGGATAGTCTGTTTGTGAAAAATCCCCAAAGAGTAGAGACAATGATGATGTTAATGGCATTATGTCTTTTGGTTTATAATTTAGGACAAAGACAATTAAGAATGTCATTGAAGGCACAAAAAGCCACAGTTAAAAACCAACTGAATAAACCTACAGAATCTCCCACATTAAGATGGATATTTCAGTGCTTTCAAGGTATTCATCTTTTGATGGCACAAGGATTTCAACGAATTCTTAATTTAACGGAGTCGCATTGTCATATCTTGCAATTCCTACCTACTACTTGTCAAAAATATTATTTATTATCTTAG
- a CDS encoding chemotaxis protein CheB, which produces MNFHRSSKKSQAKESTSTESPKEEDKQNNLFPIVGIGASAGGLEAFTQLLKYLPTDTGMGFVLVQHLNPQQKSMLTEILSRTTQIPVTEVQEGMTVEPNHIYVIPPGATMTINQGVLKLQPREKTYQQPMTVDSFFFSLAEDLKNKAIGVILSGGDGDGTRGLERIKAEGGITFAQCEESAKVSSMPNTAVASGYVDFILTPQQIAEKLANLSSHPYIKHSKAVAQTEVMPEEKDGLLNPHSALQKVA; this is translated from the coding sequence ATGAATTTTCATCGGTCTAGCAAAAAATCTCAAGCTAAAGAATCTACATCTACAGAATCCCCAAAAGAGGAAGATAAACAGAACAATTTATTCCCTATTGTCGGGATTGGAGCTTCTGCGGGGGGATTAGAAGCATTTACACAATTATTGAAATATTTGCCCACAGATACGGGTATGGGATTTGTGCTAGTTCAGCATTTGAACCCCCAACAAAAAAGTATGTTGACAGAAATACTGTCTCGTACAACCCAAATACCTGTAACTGAAGTACAGGAAGGAATGACTGTAGAACCGAATCATATTTATGTGATTCCCCCTGGTGCAACAATGACCATTAATCAAGGGGTGTTAAAACTTCAACCCCGTGAAAAAACCTATCAACAACCAATGACAGTTGATAGTTTCTTTTTTTCCTTAGCAGAAGACTTAAAAAACAAAGCCATTGGCGTTATCTTGTCAGGGGGTGATGGAGATGGAACAAGGGGGTTAGAAAGAATCAAGGCAGAAGGTGGTATTACTTTTGCTCAGTGTGAGGAATCAGCCAAAGTTAGTAGTATGCCGAATACGGCGGTAGCTTCAGGTTATGTAGACTTTATCCTTACACCCCAACAAATTGCTGAGAAACTGGCCAACCTTAGCAGTCATCCCTACATCAAGCATTCAAAAGCAGTTGCACAGACTGAAGTTATGCCAGAAGAAAAAGATGGACTGTTAAACCCACATTCCGCACTTCAAAAAGTAGCATAA
- the mazG gene encoding nucleoside triphosphate pyrophosphohydrolase, with translation MAENHNPTLAALQDLIDVVAKLRSPDGGCPWDLAQTPESLTPYIIEEAYEVVDAIQTGDKKAIAEELGDLLLQVVLQAQIASEKGDFTLKEIAESISQKLIRRHPHVFGDVTVENVDEVRQNWETIKAAEKGETLEKQKLSDKLDRYRRSLPPLNAAMKISKKAAAVGFEWNNIEEVWDKFHEELGEFQQALAEETQERQESELGDLLFAIIQLARWHKLDPSAGLQGTSLRFIQRLQKMEDVIDRPLTNYSLEELDELWQQAKAKLAKD, from the coding sequence ATGGCAGAAAATCACAATCCAACATTGGCAGCGTTACAAGATTTAATTGATGTAGTGGCAAAATTGCGATCGCCTGATGGTGGATGTCCTTGGGACTTAGCACAAACACCGGAAAGTCTGACACCGTATATAATTGAGGAAGCTTATGAGGTGGTAGACGCAATTCAAACAGGAGATAAAAAAGCGATCGCTGAAGAATTAGGAGATTTATTATTACAGGTAGTTTTACAAGCACAAATAGCCAGTGAAAAGGGTGATTTTACATTAAAAGAAATTGCCGAAAGTATTTCTCAAAAATTAATTCGTCGTCATCCTCATGTATTTGGTGATGTCACAGTAGAAAATGTAGATGAAGTGCGTCAAAATTGGGAAACTATTAAAGCTGCGGAAAAAGGAGAAACTTTAGAAAAGCAAAAATTGAGTGATAAATTAGATCGTTATCGTCGCAGTCTTCCCCCATTAAATGCAGCAATGAAGATATCTAAAAAAGCTGCTGCTGTGGGTTTTGAATGGAATAATATAGAGGAAGTTTGGGATAAATTTCACGAAGAATTAGGAGAATTTCAACAAGCGTTAGCTGAAGAAACACAGGAAAGACAGGAATCAGAATTAGGTGATTTATTATTTGCCATAATTCAATTAGCGAGATGGCATAAACTTGATCCCAGTGCAGGTTTACAAGGTACAAGTTTACGATTTATTCAAAGATTGCAAAAAATGGAAGATGTCATAGATCGTCCCCTAACAAATTATAGTTTAGAAGAATTGGATGAACTTTGGCAACAGGCAAAAGCTAAACTAGCTAAAGATTAG
- a CDS encoding metal-binding protein, with protein sequence MPSGQTHDRITIWSVPVVAGITLISTRSSNVTLLVAGGFMFGGLMFGPDLDIYSRQFQRWGFLRWIWLPYQKSLRHRSFLSHGPIIGTTLRVVYLTTFLGVVAILLLVIFAKLGNVALNWGEVWGSVGKTISIYYGEFFALFLGCELGAMSHSLSDWTGSAYKRFQKQGVQGLLPSGKIKKRKVNSRGKRSSQPRTNKSRTK encoded by the coding sequence ATGCCCTCTGGACAAACACACGATCGCATTACTATTTGGTCTGTACCTGTGGTAGCAGGTATAACTTTAATTTCCACCCGTAGCAGTAATGTGACGTTGTTGGTTGCTGGGGGGTTTATGTTTGGTGGTTTGATGTTTGGTCCTGACTTGGATATTTATTCTCGTCAGTTTCAAAGGTGGGGTTTTTTGCGTTGGATATGGCTACCTTATCAAAAAAGTCTGCGTCATCGGTCTTTTTTATCCCACGGTCCAATTATTGGTACTACGTTGCGGGTGGTGTATCTAACCACATTTTTAGGAGTTGTAGCGATTTTGCTTTTGGTGATTTTCGCTAAATTGGGTAATGTGGCTTTGAACTGGGGGGAAGTGTGGGGAAGTGTGGGAAAGACTATATCAATATATTATGGGGAATTTTTCGCTTTGTTTTTGGGGTGTGAACTCGGTGCAATGAGTCATTCTCTGAGTGACTGGACTGGTTCAGCTTATAAAAGGTTTCAAAAGCAAGGTGTACAGGGATTGCTACCAAGTGGCAAAATAAAAAAGCGTAAAGTTAATAGTCGTGGTAAGCGTAGTTCTCAACCCAGAACTAATAAAAGCCGCACTAAGTAA
- a CDS encoding SemiSWEET transporter, producing the protein MDFINTLGLAAGTLTTIAFLPQMFQTWKTKSAKDVSFVMLITFMTGLFLWLIYGMILGAVPIIMANGITLFFNFIILWLKIKYK; encoded by the coding sequence ATGGATTTTATTAACACATTGGGATTAGCCGCAGGAACATTAACAACTATCGCATTTTTACCGCAAATGTTCCAAACCTGGAAAACAAAATCAGCTAAGGATGTCTCTTTTGTGATGCTGATTACTTTTATGACTGGGTTGTTTTTGTGGTTGATTTATGGGATGATTTTGGGTGCTGTACCAATTATTATGGCTAATGGCATAACTTTATTTTTCAATTTTATTATTCTCTGGTTGAAAATTAAATATAAGTAA
- a CDS encoding B12-binding domain-containing radical SAM protein produces the protein MTSSAFDSEKLLFTPANPKNDAIPLIFAFPNEYTVGITSLGYQVVWATLAMRDDLQVSRLFTDIQEQLPRHPEILGFSMSWELDYVNIFNLLESLNIPLRASNRTENHPLVFGGGPVLTANPEPFADFFDVVLLGDGEILLSSFIDAYQEVRNAQREVKLKRLAQVPGIYIPSLYDVEYFSNDGEIKSIHPRDSDIPAVIQKQTYRGNTLSASTIVTEKAAWENIFMVEVVRSCPEMCRFCLASYLTLPFRTASLEKSLIPAIEQGLKVTNRLGLLGASVTQHPEFSELLDYISQAKYDDVRLSVASVRTNTVTEKLAATLAKRDTRSLTIAVESGSENLRQIINKKLDNEEIIQAAVNAKAGGLSSLKLYGMVGIPGEEPEDLDATVAIMKAVKKAASGLRLTLGCSTFVPKSHTPFQWFGVNKQSEKRLQFLQKQLKPQGIDFRPESYNWSIIQTLLSRGDRRLSYLLELTRDFGDSLGSYKRAFKELKGKIPDLDFYVYSHWSTEQILPWNHLQGPLPQSTLIKHLHEATSHFRSASPVK, from the coding sequence GTGACATCATCTGCATTTGATTCGGAAAAGCTTTTATTTACCCCAGCAAACCCTAAAAATGACGCTATTCCTTTAATTTTTGCTTTCCCCAATGAGTACACTGTGGGTATAACCAGTCTTGGTTATCAGGTGGTTTGGGCAACTTTAGCAATGCGTGATGATTTACAAGTAAGTCGTTTATTTACTGATATTCAAGAACAACTTCCTAGACATCCAGAAATCTTAGGTTTTTCTATGTCTTGGGAATTAGATTATGTGAATATTTTTAATCTTTTGGAATCTTTAAATATTCCTCTGCGTGCAAGCAATAGAACCGAAAATCATCCTCTCGTTTTTGGTGGTGGTCCGGTTTTGACTGCTAACCCTGAACCTTTTGCCGATTTTTTTGATGTGGTTTTGTTGGGTGATGGGGAAATTTTATTAAGTAGTTTTATTGATGCTTATCAAGAAGTTAGAAACGCCCAGCGGGAAGTTAAATTAAAACGTTTAGCGCAAGTACCGGGAATTTATATTCCGAGTTTATATGATGTTGAATATTTTAGCAATGATGGAGAAATAAAATCTATTCATCCTCGTGATAGTGATATTCCCGCAGTTATTCAAAAGCAAACTTATCGAGGAAATACTCTTTCTGCTTCTACTATCGTGACAGAAAAAGCAGCTTGGGAAAATATTTTTATGGTGGAAGTGGTGCGGAGTTGTCCTGAAATGTGTCGCTTTTGTTTAGCAAGTTATTTAACTTTACCTTTTAGAACTGCGAGTTTAGAAAAATCTTTAATTCCTGCTATTGAACAGGGTTTAAAAGTTACTAACCGTCTGGGTTTATTGGGTGCTTCGGTGACACAACATCCTGAATTTTCTGAGTTATTAGATTATATTAGTCAAGCAAAATATGATGATGTGCGGTTGAGTGTTGCTTCGGTAAGAACAAATACGGTTACAGAAAAGTTAGCTGCAACTTTAGCAAAACGTGATACTCGTTCTTTGACTATTGCTGTAGAAAGTGGTTCGGAAAATTTACGTCAAATTATTAATAAAAAATTAGATAATGAGGAAATTATCCAAGCTGCTGTAAATGCAAAAGCCGGGGGTTTATCTAGTTTAAAATTATATGGGATGGTGGGTATTCCGGGGGAAGAACCGGAAGATTTAGATGCAACGGTAGCAATAATGAAAGCTGTTAAAAAAGCTGCTTCTGGTTTGCGGTTAACTCTAGGATGTAGCACTTTTGTACCTAAGTCACACACTCCTTTTCAGTGGTTTGGGGTAAATAAACAATCTGAAAAGCGGTTACAGTTTTTACAAAAACAGCTAAAACCCCAAGGTATAGATTTTCGTCCAGAAAGTTATAATTGGTCTATTATACAAACTTTGTTATCGAGAGGCGATCGCAGATTATCTTATCTGTTAGAATTAACTCGTGATTTTGGTGATTCTTTGGGAAGTTATAAACGTGCTTTTAAAGAGTTAAAAGGGAAAATTCCCGATTTAGATTTTTACGTTTATAGTCATTGGTCTACTGAGCAAATTTTACCTTGGAATCACTTGCAAGGACCTTTACCCCAGTCTACACTAATAAAACATTTACATGAAGCAACGAGTCATTTTCGTTCCGCTTCCCCAGTTAAATAA
- a CDS encoding CPXCG motif-containing cysteine-rich protein translates to MQNTSEFYCAYCGEENTTFIDISAGMMQTYVEDCQVCCRPNILYIRIDEDTLDIEIDTEYEG, encoded by the coding sequence ATGCAAAATACATCAGAATTTTATTGTGCTTATTGTGGTGAAGAAAACACGACTTTTATTGATATTAGTGCAGGAATGATGCAAACTTATGTAGAAGATTGTCAAGTTTGTTGTCGTCCGAATATTTTGTATATCAGAATTGATGAAGATACGCTAGATATTGAAATAGATACCGAATATGAAGGATAA
- a CDS encoding SRPBCC family protein has product MLYFTHSSIINAPVEVVWKFHERQDILQLLTPPWQPVQVLRREGGLDEGAITEFKLFLGPLPLTWLARHTDFEQYRLFTDVQISGPFESWVHRHEFTEEDGKTRLTDNISYSMPGGDGVEFVSGWLIQLQLEAMFRYRHFITKRECESK; this is encoded by the coding sequence ATGCTGTACTTTACTCATTCTTCTATTATTAACGCACCTGTCGAAGTAGTTTGGAAATTCCATGAAAGACAAGATATTTTACAACTACTCACTCCACCTTGGCAACCTGTACAGGTATTGCGTCGGGAAGGTGGACTGGATGAAGGTGCAATAACTGAGTTTAAATTATTTCTTGGACCTTTACCTTTAACTTGGTTAGCGCGTCATACAGATTTTGAACAATATCGGTTGTTTACTGATGTACAAATATCGGGACCTTTTGAGTCTTGGGTGCATCGTCATGAGTTTACAGAAGAAGATGGAAAGACTAGATTAACTGATAATATTTCTTATTCTATGCCTGGTGGTGATGGGGTGGAATTTGTCAGTGGTTGGTTAATTCAATTGCAGTTAGAAGCGATGTTTCGTTATCGGCATTTTATCACCAAACGGGAATGTGAGTCAAAATAA
- the psb34 gene encoding photosystem II assembly protein Psb34 — MPYTNEEGGLLNNFAQEPKVYQAEPPTDGQKRTYIILGIAAALLVGGLIFVAFAVSNAN, encoded by the coding sequence ATGCCCTATACCAACGAAGAAGGCGGTCTTCTCAACAATTTTGCCCAAGAACCCAAGGTTTATCAAGCAGAACCACCTACGGATGGACAAAAGCGCACCTATATTATTTTAGGAATTGCTGCTGCTCTTTTGGTAGGTGGTTTAATTTTTGTCGCCTTCGCCGTGTCTAATGCCAACTAA
- a CDS encoding tetratricopeptide repeat protein: protein MSVNETLTTDIFTLNRQVYQRLKFALSIGLRRQIFFAVCDDLHLRNQVATRLHSTLAYPVGQVLYHPVETEGISTPAYPRLVTLRLNLNDPNPIAQINQWLANYPPPVVGESKDTPGRPLPIPAFQIVGVELLTKQSVAVQRLFLHYLRLSEQYFSTQETSSFLESSLLFWVPRPWLYAIQQSAPKFWQCRTGVFIFTGEPTPTLENRSYSENFSSLRSVDLGNLEKSVVDESITSQEEINKAIEEFNFTEDDDFLEDTSVSLEDESQPSSTTSTKEDIIPELSSFLHISDELMSLFKESLNPNIAEDAEENLQPKQLLWEIEKLKIKQASGEELAVAYHNLGTLYRLRIEQGQSSLENLMVAIIAYQEAVSNDDTSPQLPDTLNDLGTLYWMLHRTPGNSEEAKTYIQQGIEFYQLAIKLITPDSQPEIYARVQNNLATAYGDLTRFSNPVENWQEAVKAYNEALRYRTEEIDPLKYAACQNNLGTAYWHLGQYSDPVEHLKKAIAAYNFALAHYQPKDEPIKYGMIQNNIGTAYWNLSQYETPLENLQLAVDFYQEALKYRTPNNIPVACAATKNNLATAYWHIANLPQVTKEIRQNFLQLCIKTYEETLVLVNSLNQMNFSFDVLATQNNLALAHYQLVTDPSFKGDKKNISQHLEASLDNHVKALAGLVKNTEGYHTTFNHIVKIIRTFHNELGIQGQNLALSKVPGNLIPDILPKL, encoded by the coding sequence ATGAGCGTGAATGAAACTTTAACTACAGATATTTTTACCTTGAATCGGCAAGTATATCAACGCCTAAAATTTGCTCTGAGTATAGGTTTGCGACGACAAATATTTTTTGCTGTATGTGATGACTTACACTTGAGAAATCAAGTAGCTACTCGGTTGCATTCTACCTTGGCTTATCCAGTGGGGCAAGTGTTATATCACCCAGTAGAGACAGAGGGAATTAGCACTCCAGCTTATCCACGATTAGTCACATTACGACTAAATTTAAATGATCCCAATCCCATAGCGCAGATAAATCAATGGTTAGCTAATTATCCTCCTCCTGTGGTTGGGGAATCAAAAGACACTCCTGGCCGTCCTTTACCAATACCAGCATTTCAGATTGTAGGTGTGGAACTGCTGACGAAACAATCAGTAGCGGTACAGCGTTTGTTTCTGCACTATCTTCGATTAAGTGAACAGTATTTTTCTACCCAAGAAACCAGTTCATTTTTAGAATCTAGTTTGTTGTTTTGGGTTCCTCGTCCTTGGTTGTATGCTATTCAGCAATCAGCACCGAAATTTTGGCAATGTCGAACTGGTGTATTTATCTTTACTGGAGAACCAACACCAACGTTAGAAAATCGCAGTTATTCAGAAAATTTCTCTAGTTTGCGAAGTGTTGATTTAGGCAATCTAGAAAAATCAGTTGTTGATGAATCAATCACCTCACAAGAGGAGATTAACAAGGCTATTGAAGAATTTAATTTTACTGAAGATGATGATTTTTTGGAAGATACTTCTGTAAGTCTAGAAGATGAATCACAGCCATCATCGACAACATCTACCAAGGAAGATATTATACCTGAGCTTTCATCTTTCTTGCATATTAGTGATGAATTGATGTCACTATTCAAAGAATCACTAAATCCGAATATTGCTGAAGATGCAGAAGAAAACTTACAACCAAAACAACTACTTTGGGAAATTGAAAAATTAAAAATTAAGCAAGCTTCTGGGGAAGAACTCGCAGTAGCTTATCACAACTTAGGAACGTTATATCGTCTCCGCATTGAACAAGGACAGTCAAGTTTAGAAAACTTGATGGTAGCTATTATTGCCTATCAGGAAGCTGTTAGCAATGATGACACTTCACCCCAACTTCCAGATACTTTAAATGATTTGGGAACACTATATTGGATGTTGCACCGCACACCAGGAAATAGTGAAGAAGCAAAAACTTATATCCAGCAGGGAATAGAATTTTATCAGTTAGCCATCAAACTGATTACACCTGATAGTCAACCGGAAATTTATGCCCGTGTACAAAATAATTTAGCCACAGCTTATGGTGATTTAACAAGGTTTTCTAACCCGGTGGAAAATTGGCAGGAAGCAGTTAAAGCTTACAATGAAGCACTGCGCTACCGCACCGAAGAAATTGATCCTTTAAAATATGCTGCTTGCCAAAATAACTTGGGGACTGCATACTGGCATTTAGGACAATATAGTGATCCTGTGGAACATCTCAAGAAAGCGATCGCAGCTTATAATTTCGCACTTGCTCACTATCAACCTAAAGATGAACCAATTAAATATGGTATGATTCAAAATAATATTGGTACTGCTTATTGGAATTTATCTCAATATGAAACACCATTGGAAAATTTACAATTAGCAGTTGATTTTTACCAGGAAGCTTTGAAATATCGGACACCAAATAATATTCCTGTTGCTTGTGCTGCTACCAAGAATAATCTGGCTACTGCTTATTGGCATATAGCAAATTTACCACAAGTAACTAAGGAAATTCGCCAAAATTTCCTACAATTGTGCATCAAGACTTATGAAGAAACTCTCGTGCTGGTTAATTCTCTAAATCAAATGAATTTCAGTTTTGATGTTTTGGCAACACAGAATAACTTGGCTTTAGCCCATTATCAATTAGTTACAGATCCATCTTTTAAGGGTGATAAAAAAAATATTTCTCAGCATTTAGAAGCATCTTTAGATAATCATGTAAAAGCTTTGGCTGGATTGGTAAAGAACACAGAAGGTTATCACACAACTTTCAACCATATAGTCAAAATAATTCGCACTTTTCATAATGAGTTAGGTATCCAAGGACAAAATTTGGCTTTATCTAAAGTTCCTGGTAATTTGATTCCAGATATTTTACCTAAGTTATAG